The following are encoded in a window of Anoplopoma fimbria isolate UVic2021 breed Golden Eagle Sablefish chromosome 3, Afim_UVic_2022, whole genome shotgun sequence genomic DNA:
- the pde6d gene encoding retinal rod rhodopsin-sensitive cGMP 3',5'-cyclic phosphodiesterase subunit delta translates to MSSDEDRAKEILKGFKLNWMNLRDAETGKVLWQGTEDLSVPGVEHEARVPKKILKCKAVSRELNFSSSEKLEKFRLEQKVFFKGQCLEEWFFEFGFVIPNSTNTWQSLIEAAPESQMMPANVLTGNVIIETKFYDDDLHVSTSRVRLFYV, encoded by the exons ATGTCTTCAGACGAAGACAGGGCCAAGGAAATTTTGAAGGGCTTCAAACT AAACTGGATGAACCTTCGAGATGCAGAGACGGGCAAAGTGCTGTGGCAGGGAACTGAAGACCTCTCTGTTCCAGGAGTAGAACATGAAG CTCGGGTCCCGAAGAAGATCCTGAAGTGTAAAGCAGTGTCCAGAGAATTAAACTTTTCCTCCTCAGAGAAACTGGAAAAGTTCAGACTGGAGCAGAAAGTTTTCTTCAAAGGACAGTGTCTAGAAG AATGGTTCTTTGAGTTTGGTTTTGTTATCCCCAACTCCACCAACACATGGCAGTCTCTGATAGAAGCGGCTCCAGAGTCCCAGATGATGCCAGCCAATGTTTTAAC tgGTAATGTGATCATAGAGACCAAGTTCTACGATGACGACCTCCACGTCAGCACCTCCAGGGTACGACTTTTCTacgtctga